The DNA window TCCTACGAGAGCGGGAAGTACTACCTTGAGGTTCACGACGGCACCGGAAGCACGACCGTGACTGCGAAGAGGGAGCTCCTGCCGAACCCGCTAGAAGCGGCCACTGGAAGCGTCCTCAAGATCGTCGTTGATCCGCTCTCGGGCACTGTGACTTCCCTGAAGGTGGCAGAGGCTGTTCCGCCGAAGCTCTACAGGGCTGGGAATGTTACGCTCGACTTGAAGGGCAGGGTCATAGCCCTCAACGCAACCGCCGTCAAGGTGGCAACCTTTGGGGGCAACCTCAAGCTAATCCTAGACGACGGGAGCGGCTCGATAGACGTGTTCATACCGAACGGCGCAGGGCTGAACGTCACCGAAGGCTCGAAGGTCTACACCGCCGGTTACGTGGAGGAGTACAACGGTGCTCCAGAACTGATCGTGTACACTACAGAGGCAGTTAAGGTGGAGGGTGCTGCATCCCAGGGAGGAACCGCCGAAACCACCGAGGAAGTCACAGTTTCAGAGCTCTCATCGGCCACCGGCCAGGTGAACCTGACCGTCATCTGGGAGAGCCTGAGCTACGACAACGGCTACTACATTACCGTCAGCGACGATACAGGAAGCGCCACGCTCTCAATCAGCCGCGAACTCCTCCCGAACTCGTTTAAAGCCGGAACAGGGAGCAGGATAGAGATAACCTACGACGCCGACAAGGAGAAGGTAGTATCCCTAACGGTCATTGAGGCAGTGCCGGCGAAAACCTACAGGACAGGGGACATCACACTCGACCTGAAGGGGAAGACCGTTATCGTTGAGGGCACGATCACGGACGTCTACGAGGGAAGGACATTCATAAAGCTCACGATAGACGACGGAAGCGGGGAGCTTGTGATCTTTATCCCGAAGAGCGTCGGAGGAGACCTCAGCTTCAGCAAGGGACAGAGCGTGAGGATCGGTGGGTACGTCTCCGGGTACAAGGGGACTGTCGAAGTGATCCCCTACACCCCCGACGCCATTGAGGTGAGGTGATGGGCATGCTCCCCCTTTCCGATCTTTTAATATGGTCATTCGCAGGGGTGCTCTTCGGCTCGCTGATATCGTGGATTCCAGGGTTCCACATCTACAACATCATCGCCCTACTGGTGGCCGTCTTCGGAGTTGGCGAGCTCATGCCAGTTCAGGCGTTCCCGTTCTTTGCAGTGGGTGCCATAGTAGCATATGCCTACGTGAGCGCAATTTCCAGCGTCTACTTCAGCGTTGCCGACGAAAGTGCAGTGTTCCTCCTCTTCCCAACACAGAGGTACCTCCTCCTCGGCAGGGGACATGAGGCAGTGCTGCTCTACCTAATCGGAGCCGTTGCAGGTACCATAATCCTCGTTCTCGGCCTACTCTTTGTCTTTCCGAAGGTACTGCCGCCAATATACCAGGCCACGAGTCCTTACATCACGTACTTCCTCGTGGCCATAGTGCTCTTCATGTTCATGAGCGAGTGGCCGAAGGAAGGGGACAGAGGAAAAACCGTGAAAGAGAGACTCTGGCTCGCCTGGAGGCAGATACTCGGCGGAATCTTCGTCTTCTTCCTCTCCGGAATACTGGGGTTCATAATCATGAACACCAACATACTCCCGACAACGAGCGCCTACACGAGGCTCACGCCAATGTTCATAGGCTTCTTCGGAATGTCATGGGTCGTGCTCAACATCCTCTCCAACCCGCCGATGCTCCCGCAAAAGCCCGAGGATAAGATTGAGAGCAGTATTTACAACACCCTTAAGGCCAGCTTTGGAGGGGCCTTCGGTGGAACGATAGCGGCAGTCTACCCGATAATCACAGGAGGTATGGGTGCGCTGGTAGCAGGGCACATGACGAGCCAGCGTGGAGATGACGCCTTCATCATCAGCCAGGGCGTCAACAGGGTAATCTACTACGTCGGGGCCTTTTCGCTCCTCTTCCTGCCCAACCTGAGGCTCACGAGGGGAGCCGGAGCGTGGCTCGTCAGCTCGCTCTATACTCCCAAGAGCCACTCGGAGTACATAGCAGCCGTCGGCGTCATCCTGCTCGCCTCTGGAATAAGCTTCCTCTTTACGTACGGGCTTTCAAAGATCATAGCGAGGAGCTTCAACGTCATGCACATCAAGAAGATCTCCTACTTCGTCGCGGCAGTGCTCGTCGTCATCTCCTACCTGCTCACGGACTGGATGGGAGTGGTAGTGCTCTTCGTCTCGACCGCGATAGGTCTGATGGCAGCGGCGTTCAACACCAGAAGGAGCTACTGCCTCGGTGGCCTGATACTGCCCGTGCTCGTCAGCATGACAGGACACACTGGAGCCTTCATACACCTCCTCGGACTGGGGTGATGGGAAATGAGGGGTTTCACTCACTACATATCCGGCCTCGCCGCGGCTACCTTTTTCCCAGCCTTAGTGGCGGATATAAGGATGGGAATCCTAGTCCCTGTCATAGCGGCGGCTTCAGCCTATTTCCCCGACTTCGTGGACTTCAAGTTTGGCAAGTTCTTCGCCAGGAGGGACTATGAAATAGACCCGGCTCCATGGGACGAGAAGAAGCACTACGCACCGAAGCTCGTTAAAATAA is part of the Thermococcus stetteri genome and encodes:
- a CDS encoding tripartite tricarboxylate transporter permease gives rise to the protein MLPLSDLLIWSFAGVLFGSLISWIPGFHIYNIIALLVAVFGVGELMPVQAFPFFAVGAIVAYAYVSAISSVYFSVADESAVFLLFPTQRYLLLGRGHEAVLLYLIGAVAGTIILVLGLLFVFPKVLPPIYQATSPYITYFLVAIVLFMFMSEWPKEGDRGKTVKERLWLAWRQILGGIFVFFLSGILGFIIMNTNILPTTSAYTRLTPMFIGFFGMSWVVLNILSNPPMLPQKPEDKIESSIYNTLKASFGGAFGGTIAAVYPIITGGMGALVAGHMTSQRGDDAFIISQGVNRVIYYVGAFSLLFLPNLRLTRGAGAWLVSSLYTPKSHSEYIAAVGVILLASGISFLFTYGLSKIIARSFNVMHIKKISYFVAAVLVVISYLLTDWMGVVVLFVSTAIGLMAAAFNTRRSYCLGGLILPVLVSMTGHTGAFIHLLGLG